The DNA region GACCCCGAGTGACCCCGCGTGCCCCCCTGGGGTCCTAGTGCCCCCCGCCCCGGACCACGGATCAACCTCCTGCTATTTATACACCGGGAACCGGCACGGACCGCGGCGCCGGCTCCGCTTCCGGTGCCGCTTCTTCCTCCCGGTTCCGGTTCCtccggttccccccccccgacccccccgcggtgccggtgccgctgtCGATGTCACTGGATTTCGAACCGATCAATAAATTAAACCCACCAGAGCGGGGGGGGTCTCTGTGCGCCGgggggggggatttggggggggtcaccgggttttgggggtgggggcgCAAATCCTGGGAAAAAACGGCGTCAATTCAGCGCCGAATCGGTTAAAAACCCGCGAAACGCGCCGCCCCGGGGATCACTCCACTTCAGCCACGCCCCCGCGGAGCCACGCCCCTTCGCCGCTATTGGGTAAGCCCATGCTAAGCCACGCCCAATCATTAAACCCGCGCCCCTCGTTGATTCAGGTGTGCGGCGCCCACGCCCTCGATAAGCCACGCCCCTCCCTAACTCACGCCCGCGATTGGCTGCACCGCCGCTAAGCCACGCCCCTCGCTCACTCATGCCAGCAGTAGGCCACGCCCCGACAATCCGCGCCCCTCATAAAACCACGCCCATCGCTAACTCCTGCCCGCGATTGGCTACGCCCCGCTGGGCCACGCCCCCCTCTCAAACCACGCCCCCGGCCGTTCAAATGCGGCCGTCCCGGGAACCGCGTCCGGGCCGGAGGGGCCGGAGGCGCCGAGCGGAGCGCGATGGAGCCGGGAGCGGCCgcggcgctgctgctgctgctggcgggAGCGACGGCGGCACCGGGAGCAGGTGAGGGGGAACGGGGCGGGGAACCGGAGCGGACCTGCCCCCCCTACCCGGGTCCGCCGCCCAAACCGGCGCCTGgaccccctcccccccacccagAGCGGCATTTCCCCCCCCAAAACCGGCACCTGCCCCGCCCTAAAGCGGCGTCCGGTGCCCCAAACCGGGACCTGCCCCCCCCAGCCGCGCTCCCGTCCCTTCCCGCGGCGGGCCGGCCCCTCGGCTCCGCTCCCCGGGGCTCAGGGCGGCGGCGCCTCCCGGTTCTTCCCCCGCACGCTCCGGTCCCGCCGCCGCCATCGCAGCCACGCTGctgcgcggccccgcccccgcgcgCTGAAACGGACCAATCACCGCCGCGCTCCGGCGAGACCCCGCCCTCTGGTCTCTGAGAAGGGACCAATCGCCTCGCTTTCCGCGCTCCGCCCCCGCGGCGGACGCGATTGTGATTGGCGGAGGAGCGGACTGACCACCGGGCGGGGACGCGCTGCGGAAGCCAATGGGAACGCGGCGCGCCAGGGAGGGTGCGGTCCCGCCACACCCGCGGGGGGCCCGATCCTGGGGACGGGGCCCGatcctgggggggggggggggccgatCCTTGACCCCCGGGACCGAACCCCAAACGTCGGGGGTTTTGCGTCTGGGGGGGATGGGGGCGGTTGTTTTGGGGGCTCAGTCCGTTTTTGGGGTCCCTGTCCCAggtgtcccgtgtccccccggTCAGTTCGTCTGTGGGGACGGGTCGTGTATCCCCAACTCCTGGGTCTGTGACGGGCGCCCCGAGTGTCCGGAGGGGGACGATGAGACCCCCGAGACCTGTCGTGAGTGTCCCCGTCACCCCGAGACCCTCCTGAGAGGCACTGTCACCCCTGTCACCCTGAgatgtcccccccatgtccccctggccccaatgtccctgtccccatgtccccctgctcccctccaGTGTCCCCACAACGTCCCcctggtccctgtccccatgtctccccatccccacaatgtccccatgtccccacatgtcatggccccctgtccccagggtccctatgtccccacgatgtcccctgtccccacaaTGGCCCCGTGTCATGTCTGCGTCCCCAGGGTCCCTgtcctgctccccatccccacaatgtccccatagccctgtccccatgtccccacaatgtctgtgtccccatatcccagTCCCAcaatgtcccccaatgtccccatgtcccccaatgtccccatgtccccataatgtccccagggtccctgttatgctccccatccccacaaCGTCCCCATGTCctatggtgtccccatgtccccacaatgtcccctctccccacaatgtccccatgtcccatggaGTCCCCAGggcccccgtgtccccacaaggtccccatgtccccataatgtccccatgttccctgtccccatgtcccctcaatgccccctctccccacaaggtccccatgtcccatggtgtccccagggtccctgtccccatgtcccctcaatgtcccctctccccacaaCGTCCCCATGTCCTGTGGTGTCTCCAcaacgtccccatgtcccatggaGTCCCCAGggcccccgtgtccccacaaggtccccatgtccccataacGTCCCCAGGGTCCCTGTCGTGCTCCCCGTCCCAGTTCCGCTGCGGTGGCCTCGGCCGCTGTGTCCCCGGCTCCTGGCGCTGCGACGGTCACAGGGACTGCGAGGACGGGGCCGACGAGACCGACTGCCGTgagtggggacattggggacctgggggggatagggggacatggggggacattggggacctgggggggatagggggacattggggacattggggacatggggggataggggggacattgggggacattggggacattgggggacatggggtggatagtgggacattggggacattggggacatggaggggatagggggacattggggacattggggggacaatggggacattggggacacgggggggatatggggacactggggacattggggatgtTGGGGGGGAtaggggggacattggggacatggaggggatagggggacattggggacattaggggacaatggggacatgggggacgtgggggggaTATGGCGACATTGGGGATAcgggggggatatgggggacactgggggacattggggatgttggggggatatggggacattggggacattggggacatggagggggatagggggatattggggacattgggggatgTTGGGGAtatggggtgacatgggggggaTATGgcgacattgggggacatgggggggatatggggacattgggggacgttggggacatggcagggatatggggacattgggggacattgggggacattgggggacacgggggggatatggggacactggggacactggggacattggggacatgggtgggattgggggacattggggacatggagggatagggggacattggggacattgggggacgttggggacatgggggggacatggggggatgggggggatatgggggacatgtGGGACACGGACGGGTCTGACCCccgtccccccctcccccagccccccgcgGCTGCCCGGTGAGCACCTCCCGTGCGGCCGGGGCGCCGGCTGCGTGCCGCCCGCGTTCCTGTGCGACGGGGACCCCGACTGCCCCCGACGGCTCCGACGAGTGGCCCCACAACTGCAGCGGGGCGGGGGCACCCCCCCGGCGACCCCCCCCGGcggcccccccgcgccccccccccgccgctgcccccccCTGCAGTTCGCCTGCGGCTCCGGCGAGTGCGTCCACGGGCGCTGGCGCTGCGACGGCTCCGGCGACTGCCGCGACGGCTCCGACGAGCGCGGCTGCGGTAActcggggctgggggggcggtttgggggtgctggggggctctgggggctCTAGGGAgtggtttggggggtttggggggtggtCTTGCATTcctggggggtctgggggtggtTTGGGGGTCCTTGGGGTCcttgggggcactggggggggtGGTCTTGGGGTCCTGGGGGGATCTGGGGGGTCTGGGGTTggtttgggggtcctgggggtctctggggtcacttgggggtcctgggggtccttgggggcactgggggggtgGTTTGGGGGTCTTGGGGccctggggggctctgggggatgttggggggtcctggggggcactgggggctctgggggtggTTTGGGGATcctgggggggtctgggggctgTTGGGGGGTCTGGGGTGGGATTGGGGTCCAGGGGAGCTCTGGGGGGCACTGAGGGGCTCAGGGAGGTCATAGAGGAACatggggggacatcgggggggCCATGAGACCCCCCCgacccccccatgtcccccccgaGCAGCCGCGgccccccccgtgcccccccgGCTGGTTCCGGTGCCGCGACGGCCGCTGCGTCCCGGGGACCCGGCGCTGCGACGGCGACACCGACTGCGCCGACGGCTCCGACGAGGACGCCTGTCCCACGGGTATGGGGTccgggggtcctgggggggtccgggggggtttgtggtGGGGTccgggggtcctggggggtcctggggattcctgggggtcctggggggttcTAGGGGTTGTCCTGGGGGGTTCctggggggggtcctggggggttcCAGGGGGCAACCTGGGGGGTCTTGGGGGTCCAGGGGGTTCCTGGGGGGTtgctggggggtgcagggggttcttgggggggttctggggggggtcctgggggtcttgggggttcctgggggggggggtcctggggggtcccagggggggCTCCAATGAGGTCGGGTGTCCCCTGGGTACGAGGGAGTGTAAAGGGGGTTCTGGGGGGGGTCCTGAGGGGTCCCGGGGTGTCCTGGGGGAGTCCTGAGGGGGGTCCTTGGGGGGTTCCTGGGGGGGGTTTCCCagggggggtcccgggggagTCCtgaggggggtcctgggggttcCTGGGGGAGTCCTGAGGGGGtcttggggggtcctggggggttcCTGGGGGTTGTGGGGGGGTTCCTGGGGGGTGTCCCAGGCGGTTCCTTGGGGGCGGTCCCAGGGGGTTCTGGGGGGGTtcctgggggtcccggggggctctgggggtcccggggggttCCCGGGGGCTCCATGGGGCGCTGACCCCCGTgcgccccccagccccccccgtGCGAGGGCCCCGCGTGGTTCCGGTGCCGCTCGCTCAGGGCGAGTGCGTCCCCATGAGCCCGCGTCTGCGACCGGCGGCGCCACTGCCGGGACTGGTCCGACGAGCCCGTCAAGGAGTGCGGTGAGAGCCCCCCCAAACCACACGGCGGGGAGACCCCCCCAAATAACACAGCACTGACACCCCCAATGACACGGCGGGGGAGACCCCCCCCAAATAACACAGCACTGACACCCCCCAATGACACGGCGGGGAGACCCCCCAATGACACAGCACTGACACCCCCCAAATAACACAGCACTGACACCCCCCCCAAATAACACAGCACTGACACCCCCCCCAAACCACGACGGCGGGGAGACCCCCCCCAATGGCACAGCACTGACACCCCCCCCAGGGACACGGCGgggggaccccccccaaataaCATAGCATGGACACCCCCCCCAATGACACGGCGGGGAGACCCCCCCAATGACACAGCACTGACACCCCCCCAAAATAACACAGCATGGAGACCCCCCCCCCAATGACACAGCATGGAGACCCCCTCCAAATAACATAGCATGAAGACACCCCCAGTGACACAGTGGGGAGACCCCCCCCCCCGAAATAACATAGCATGGAGACCCCACCCCAATGACACAGTGGTGAGACCCCCCCCCGAAATGACACAgcactgggacccccccaatgACACGGCGGGGAGACCCCACCCCAATGACAGCACTGAGACCCCCCCTGAAATAACATAGCATGGAGACCCCCCAGGGACACAGTGGGGACACCCCCCAGGGGTCACCGGGGGTCGCGCGGGGTCACCGGGGTCACGGGGTCGCGGTCTCCCCGCAGGGCTCAACGAGTGCCTGGACGGGGGGGGCGGCTGCTCCCACGGCTGCCGGGGACCTGCCCCTGGGCCACCGGTGCCTGTGCCCCCCGGGGGCTGCGCCTGCGGGCCGACGGCGCGGTACGTGCGGCGGTGAGACCCCCGGGGGACCCCCAGACCCTcctgacccccccagaccccaatgggacccccccagaccctcctgaccccccccagaccccagtgggacccccagaccccaatgggaccccccccagaccctcctgacccccccagaccccagtGGGACCCCTTAAACCCCAGTGGGATCCCCCAAACCCTcctgacccccccagaccccaatgggaccccccagacccctcctgacccccccagaccccagtaggaccccccagacccccagtgggacccccagaccccaggGGACCCCCTGACCCCAATGGGACCCCTTAAACCCCAGTGGGACCCCTTAAACCCCAatgggaccccccaaacccttctgacccccccagaccccagtGGGAACCCTTAGACCCCAATGGGACCCCCAGACCCtcctgacccccccaaaccccaatgGGAATCCCCTGaccccccctgggacccccaggaCTTCCCCATGACTCCCTGACCCCCCaggaacccccaaaccccaatgGGACCCCCTGACCCTcctgacccccccagaccccaatgggaccccccaacccccccatgaccccctgggacccccaggacccctcACACCCCAAATTCCCCCCAACCCCCTCGCTCTCCCCCCACAGAAGCTTCAGACCCAACAGATGCAGCTCCCAGTAACACCAGTATCACCAGTAACACCAGTAACACAGTATCACCAGTACAACAGTATCACCAGTATCACCAGTATCACCCAGTACAACCAGTATCACCAGTACAACCAGTAACACCAGTACAACCAGTAACACCGGTATCAGCACcggtgacaccagtgacaccagtaaCTCCGGTATCACCGGTGCcaacaccagcagcaccagggacGCCAGCGTGACCAGTAACACCAGTATCACCAGTAAAGCCTCCAGCAACACCGCAACAGGTAccagccccacatcccgccccacaACCCATTGCAGCCCCACATCCCATTGCAGCCCCACACCCCATCCCacaccccatcccagccccacatccagccccacatcccatcccagccccacatcccgccccccatcccaccccctATCCCGCCCCATATCCCGCCCCACAAGCCCTGACCCCCCTCCCCCTCTCGCAGGCGCCGCCGTGGGGCAGGGGGGGCGCCGGACGGGCTCCACGGTGCTGGCggttctgctgcccctgggTGAGTCGGGGGGCCGGGAACTGGGGGAGAACGGTCTGAATGGGGGgtcccagcactggggtcaTGGAGCTGGGGTCCCGGTTTGGGGGTCCTGGTTTGGGGTCCTGGTTTGGAGATCCCTTTGGGGGGGTTcccactttggggtcccagTTTGGGTCCCTATTGTGGGGTCCCAGTTTGGGGTCCCATTGGGGTCCCATTGAGGGGTCCCAGTTTGGGGGTCGCATGGGGGTCCCAGTTTGGGGTCCCATTGAGGGGTCCCATTGGGGTCCCATGGGGGTCCTGGTTTGGGGTCTCATGGGGGGTCCCGGTTTGGGGTCTTATTGGGTCCCGGTTTGGGGTCCCGGTTTGGGGTCCTGGTTTGGGGTCCCATTGGGTCCCACGGGGGTCCCATTGGGGTCCCATGGGGGTCCCGGTTTGGGGTCCATT from Columba livia isolate bColLiv1 breed racing homer chromosome 30, bColLiv1.pat.W.v2, whole genome shotgun sequence includes:
- the LDLR gene encoding low-density lipoprotein receptor is translated as MEPGAAAALLLLLAGATAAPGAGVPCPPGQFVCGDGSCIPNSWVCDGRPECPEGDDETPETCRSLSCSPSQFRCGGLGRCVPGSWRCDGHRDCEDGADETDCPPRGCPVSTSRAAGAPAACRPRSCATGTPTAPDGSDEWPHNCSGAGAPPRRPPPAAPPRPPPAAAPPCSSPAAPASASTGAGAATAPATAATAPTSAAAPRPPPCPPGWFRCRDGRCVPGTRRCDGDTDCADGSDEDACPTAPPCEGPAWFRCRSLRASASP